In one window of uncultured Sphaerochaeta sp. DNA:
- a CDS encoding Mur ligase domain-containing protein: MQKMGTLLFLVGIKGTGMSSLALLLQHWGFSVCGCDTSEIFSSDAVLNDAGITVYEGFEASLLPPNTDGVIFSSAYSESLPILQEARKRSIPLFSYPQYLAHLSRQQDSYAVAGTHGKTTTCSVATHLLKHACDGRFPFYAIYGAPQEDMTGGRECALFEACEYQDHFHSYKLRGVLITSVEYDHPDYFSSKEHVMRSFETLVDNLMGGGFLIYCSDDHGASAIGSYAKKTRPDLTILNYGFSSDGPFRIEKGIGDTYRLALLKYLSFSLTSKAKALVDDHVGALVLSLAMLLDRSEPKLYVEDKGLITDEVLPTLASLFLPHLASYQGCKGRTEELFRDGEVIYLDDYAHHPSEIKTSLEEIRLRYPGYPLLVIFSAHTASRTFALLEEFAEVLAQSDQLILQSTYASARNDGSNTNDPALILFSLLRKSIGDGVAYAPSDEAALEIAAAWLQERWLCITMGAGNNRYLGPKIAERRRSHH, translated from the coding sequence ATGCAGAAAATGGGAACTCTCTTGTTCTTGGTAGGCATCAAAGGGACTGGCATGTCCAGTCTGGCATTGTTGCTCCAGCACTGGGGGTTCTCTGTCTGTGGTTGCGATACCTCCGAGATATTCAGCAGTGATGCTGTGCTCAACGATGCAGGCATTACTGTATACGAAGGGTTTGAGGCGTCATTGCTCCCTCCTAATACAGACGGGGTAATTTTCAGCAGCGCCTACAGTGAATCGCTGCCAATTCTCCAGGAAGCGCGTAAACGTTCCATCCCCCTCTTTTCCTATCCACAATACCTGGCCCATCTCAGCAGACAACAGGATAGCTATGCTGTTGCCGGAACACACGGCAAGACAACCACCTGTTCGGTTGCAACCCATCTGCTCAAGCATGCATGTGATGGGCGATTCCCCTTTTATGCTATCTATGGAGCCCCACAGGAAGATATGACAGGGGGAAGGGAGTGTGCACTCTTTGAAGCGTGTGAGTACCAGGACCACTTTCACTCCTACAAGCTTCGTGGTGTGTTGATTACCTCTGTGGAGTACGACCACCCTGACTATTTTTCTTCCAAGGAACATGTCATGAGAAGCTTTGAGACCCTTGTCGATAATCTGATGGGTGGTGGCTTCCTGATCTATTGCAGTGATGATCATGGTGCAAGTGCAATTGGCTCCTATGCAAAGAAAACACGCCCTGATCTGACTATACTCAACTATGGATTTTCCTCAGATGGGCCCTTCAGGATAGAGAAAGGTATAGGCGATACATATAGGCTTGCCTTGCTTAAGTATCTCTCCTTTTCCCTAACCAGCAAAGCGAAAGCACTGGTGGATGACCATGTAGGAGCATTGGTGCTCTCCCTTGCCATGCTGCTTGACCGAAGCGAACCCAAACTCTATGTAGAAGACAAGGGACTCATTACAGATGAGGTATTGCCCACCCTTGCCTCCCTTTTCTTGCCTCATCTTGCCAGTTATCAAGGATGCAAGGGAAGGACGGAGGAGCTGTTCAGAGATGGGGAAGTCATCTACCTCGATGACTATGCCCATCATCCCAGTGAGATCAAGACTTCGCTGGAAGAGATTCGTCTTCGCTATCCTGGATATCCACTTTTAGTGATCTTCTCTGCACACACGGCAAGCAGGACCTTTGCCTTGTTGGAGGAGTTTGCTGAAGTTCTTGCCCAAAGCGACCAGCTTATCCTCCAGAGTACCTATGCATCAGCCAGAAACGATGGTTCAAATACTAACGACCCTGCCTTGATATTGTTCTCCCTGCTCAGGAAATCCATTGGGGATGGGGTGGCCTATGCACCAAGTGATGAAGCAGCCTTGGAGATTGCAGCCGCTTGGTTGCAAGAGCGATGGTTGTGTATTACCATGGGTGCTGGTAATAACCGGTACCTGGGACCGAAGATTGCCGAAAGGCGAAGGAGTCACCATTGA
- the murE gene encoding UDP-N-acetylmuramyl-tripeptide synthetase codes for MKTLRTLLNAVGINDSSVPDTQTIDQICQHSGMCKPHSVFFAFRGLRTDGGHYINDAIDNGAVCIIAEETNLRPRLPASVRYYTVKHPHTAFALMCSAFYDYPQKKLSIIGVSGTDGKSTTSDYLYQILQRQGVKTGLLTTVNMDDGSGKQDSPFRQSTPEADQLQEFLYRCTQNGATHVVLECTSHALSKTFDRLGGVEFSAAIITKVTSEHLEFHHSLEEYTNAKVNLVRALKENGVLVSSTDNARISAFTEALSPTQQAIILGLDVPMRIEFMGYQGVVVEILGKRIHTPLLLPSLATNSLLAVFCAAHLVRKPAEELLPLIELIEPVKGRMQLIENTLGVRAIIDFAHTEDAYEGIFFFAKRTSEGGDLIAVFGSAGERDTTKRSPMGKIANRYCSTIILTEEDPRYEGNQAIFSDLRFLMHNPSCTVLEIENRREAIRKAVSLAQTGDTLLFLGKGHEKTIERDSGKIPWDEITEVKNALRAEEQRRQCK; via the coding sequence ATGAAAACGTTACGGACACTTTTAAACGCCGTCGGCATCAACGATTCGAGCGTTCCCGATACACAGACCATCGATCAGATTTGCCAACACTCAGGGATGTGCAAACCTCACTCAGTATTCTTTGCCTTTCGCGGCCTCAGAACTGATGGAGGACACTATATCAACGACGCCATAGACAATGGTGCTGTATGCATCATAGCAGAGGAAACAAACCTACGTCCAAGGCTCCCCGCCTCTGTTCGCTACTATACGGTAAAGCACCCGCATACAGCGTTTGCCTTGATGTGTTCTGCCTTCTATGATTACCCACAGAAGAAACTGAGCATCATTGGTGTCAGTGGTACGGATGGGAAAAGCACCACCAGCGACTACCTCTACCAGATACTTCAGAGGCAGGGAGTAAAGACAGGCCTGTTGACCACCGTCAATATGGATGATGGATCAGGAAAGCAGGACTCCCCCTTCCGTCAGAGCACACCGGAGGCAGACCAACTACAGGAGTTCCTCTACCGATGCACCCAGAATGGAGCAACCCACGTGGTCCTGGAGTGCACCAGCCATGCATTGAGTAAGACTTTTGACCGGCTTGGGGGTGTTGAATTCAGCGCCGCAATCATCACCAAGGTAACCAGTGAACACCTTGAATTCCACCATAGTCTGGAGGAATACACCAATGCAAAAGTCAATCTGGTCCGGGCACTCAAAGAGAACGGCGTATTGGTAAGCAGTACCGACAATGCCAGGATCAGTGCATTCACTGAAGCTCTCTCACCTACCCAACAAGCAATCATCTTAGGCCTTGATGTACCAATGCGTATAGAATTCATGGGCTATCAGGGAGTGGTAGTGGAAATCTTGGGAAAAAGAATCCACACACCATTGCTGCTTCCCAGCCTGGCAACCAATTCATTGCTTGCAGTGTTCTGTGCCGCCCACCTCGTACGTAAGCCAGCGGAGGAACTGCTTCCCCTCATAGAACTCATTGAACCGGTCAAGGGAAGGATGCAACTGATCGAGAACACGCTTGGGGTACGTGCGATCATTGATTTTGCCCACACTGAAGATGCATATGAAGGTATCTTCTTCTTTGCAAAACGAACCAGTGAAGGGGGAGACCTGATTGCTGTCTTTGGTTCAGCAGGGGAACGCGATACTACCAAACGATCCCCTATGGGGAAAATTGCAAACAGGTACTGCTCGACCATTATCCTTACCGAAGAGGACCCAAGGTATGAAGGAAACCAAGCAATCTTCAGCGACCTTCGTTTCCTGATGCATAATCCCTCCTGTACCGTTCTCGAGATTGAGAATCGGAGGGAGGCAATCCGGAAAGCAGTTTCCCTTGCTCAAACAGGAGATACTCTGCTCTTCTTGGGAAAAGGACATGAGAAAACCATCGAGAGAGATTCGGGTAAAATTCCCTGGGATGAAATTACCGAAGTAAAGAATGCGCTGAGAGCCGAGGAGCAAAGAAGACAATGCAAGTAG